One stretch of Equus caballus isolate H_3958 breed thoroughbred chromosome 24, TB-T2T, whole genome shotgun sequence DNA includes these proteins:
- the LOC111770383 gene encoding proline-rich proteoglycan 2-like yields the protein MDPWCCVPVLASRGASGVSVHRPGCLALKLEQVPGGRTDSGTVRSGGLGFRSPARPPSCAASSERTSWRRRPEREVGMRAQRKLGASPPGSLPRLAGTRTPLASGSARGRLPPPRVGAAGAERALQARPSSWGGCQGPGAGGARGQETVTPENSISSTWPWLPRCAPELAPTGLRAECFPLPQADQRQGSPANGAGPLPETPPFRGAEAALESHLPGSAPSSLQPCPAERRGGAEVRAGLCLAWPARSDAATGGAERLPAAATPPRPPPPGRAGPPPALVSACSWSAVGGSTRGLQRSHPGRADSGSGC from the coding sequence ATGGATCCGTGGTGCTGCGTCCCAGTCTTGGCGTCGCGTGGAGCCTCAGGTGTCTCGGTTCACCGACCCGGCTGCCTGGCTTTGAAGCTGGAGCAGGTCCCGGGCGGGCGCACGGACAGTGGGACTGTGCGGAGCGGTGGCCTCGGTTTCCGATCTCCCGCCCGGCCCCCAAGCTGCGCAGCATCCAGCGAGCGGACCAGCTGGAGAAGGAGACCAGAAAGGGAGGTTGGAATGAGGGCGCAAAGGAAGTTAGGGGCATCTCCCCCGGGCAGCCTCCCTCGCCTGGCCGGGACCAGAACGCCCTTGGCCTCCGGGTCTGCGCGGGGGCGTCTTCCGCCCCCACGTGTCGGCGCTGCAGGCGCGGAGCGCGCTCTGCAAGCCCGCCCCAGCTCCTGGGGAGGCTGTCAAGGACCGGGGGCTGGAGGGGCCCGCGGCCAGGAGACCGTGACCCCGGAGAATTCCATCTCCTCCACCTGGCCTTGGCTGCCTCGGTGCGCTCCAGAGCTCGCGCCGACAGGTCTCCGCGCAGAGTGCTTTCCCCTACCCCAGGCAGACCAGCGGCAAGGCTCCCCAGCAAACGGCGCGGGCCCCCTCCCTGAGACCCCGCCTTTCAGGGGCGCCGAAGCCGCGCTCGAGTCTCACCTCCCAGGGAGCGCCCCCTCCTCgctgcagccctgccctgcagagcGGCGCGGGGGGGCAGAAGTCCGCGCCGGGCTCTGCCTTGCCTGGCCGGCCCGCTCCGACGCTGCAACAGGTGGAGCTGAGCGGCTGCCAGCGGCAGCGACTCCACCCCGTCCCCCGCCTCCCGGACGCGCGGGGCCGCCCCCAGCGCTAGTCTCCGCCTGCTCATGGTCTGCTGTCGGCGGGTCCACCCGGGGACTTCAGCGCTCCCATCCCGGGCGTGCAGATTCGGGTAGTGGGTGCTGA